The stretch of DNA CCAGATTTGTGGTGAACACACCAGCAGCCGCACACGGTGCATCGGAAATGAAGAGCGCCAAGTCCAGCCGGCTGGTTCCTGGCTTCACACCAGCTTCGACAGCAGCAGTCTGAAATCCGGCAGGCAATGATGTCGTCATGAAATCAATCTTTCGGCGGAAGTTGAACGCAGCGTTTCCAGGCAAACCCGACTCACAGAGTTCTACCAAACCTGAATGACTTTGTCAGATGACCTTACGGCACGTGATGAGATCGCGGTTCTGATCAAGGTTCACTTCCATAAGTCAGGAAATGATACGCTTTCCATGAATTGATATCGATCTATGTGCCATGCTTGCAGCTCTGGGCAAGCATGTTTTCCCAGCCAACAACGCGCTGTTGTTTCCCGGGGACCGTATCAGCACTCCCAAAGTATGACGGCTCTCAAGAGGCACTTTTTATGGGGTGAATTCTTCGGGAAATATGCCAAGCCAGACCGCTGAGATCTGGTCATCGAATCGACATGTTTTTCCAGAATCGATTGGGGAGCAGCTATCTTTCTAGTGTACATCCGCAACCCTTATGATAGGCTCTGCGTGACGATGCGGGCAGAATAGAGAATCCTTTCTCGAATGAGGTAAGCAGCATGGAAAAAGTCATTCCCCGGGCAGAGCACAAGTGGTTGCAGAACATCGCTGGGAACTGGACTTATGAGTTGGAATGTTCCATGGGGCCGGATCTCCCACCCGAGAAATCGTCCGGGCCAATGTCTGCCCGCATACTGGGTGATGTCTGGGTCGTGATGGAATCGGAGTCCAAAGCCCCAGAGAGCGGCGAGACAGTTCACAGTGTGTGGACATTGGGCTTTGATCCGCAGAAGGAGCGTGTTGTCGGCTCCTTCGTCTGCTCCGTCATGACCTATTTCTGGACCTACAATGGCACCATCGATTTTGATAGCAACACGATGACACTTGATGCCCCAGGCCCGGGTTTTGGTGATCCTTCGAAGGTTGTTGACTACCAGGATATTATTCAGTTCATCGACCACGACTATTTCGTTCTCAGGTCACAAATGAAGCTGGAGAGCGGGGAATGGGTCTCCTTCATGCGCGGCGACTACCGCCGCACCCCAATAGCATGATTTAATGCAAAACATCGCCATTTAACGGCTGGAGTTCCGACATGTACCCGCCTCTCGAACGTAGGGTGCCATGAAGTTCCAACGGAATGCACCATCTTCAAACCGTATCCCCCCCCAAAAAACGCACCAACCTTTGATGGCCTGCCGAACCGACTTTCGCACACAGAATGTTAATCACGCCATGATCCACTAAACTCACCACTCCCTAGCACCCTGTGTCCCCGTGCCTCGGTGAGATCCCTCTCTGGAACCCTCTCCCGCACCTTCGTGGGAGAGGGCAGCGTGAGCGAGAAGCCTGCCATGCAGCACTCTTCCTCCCCGGAAGAACGAACCATCGCAGCAGCTCAATAGAATACACCAAATAAGTCGCGGTGACCTGGTCGCTTTGCCGACCGTACCAGTAGGACTTATCGATCCGCCGGGAGAACTCGTAGTTCGAGACTGTTTCGCTCCAGCCGGAACTGCTAGTTTCTGTCCAGTTGCCATAGCCCGCGACGTTGACCCACAGATCGGTAGTGGATTCCTGCGACCGGCTGCGACCACCAATCACGACTTCTTCCGTGAGAGAACCGGCTTTGGTGCGGGAAATAACTCTGACCTTGGGTCATCTCGTAATTGAGACCAGAAGACCCGACGATGCCAGATCAAACGTCATATCGGTGTGGAGATCATCGGCCTGGGATGCCCCTGTTCCCATGATAGACGCGACGGGAAGGATGGTGCCCAAAAACCTCCTGTGGCGAAGCCACCCCGGTAGAAATCAGAATTTCAACCGGGGCCACCCTGCGATTCCTACGACCGGCTGCGGCCGCCAATCACCACCTCTTACGTGAGAGAACCGGCTTTGGTGCGGGATTGCCCCTGAATCTGGGGATCTCGTAATGTAAACCAAAACCAGAGGACGCCAGATCAAACGTCATATCCGTGTGGAGATCGTCGGCCTGGGATGTGCCTGAGCCCACGATGGACGCGATTGGAAGGATGATGTCCAAAAACCTCCTGTGACGAAGTCACCCCGGTAGAAATCAGAATTTCAACCGGGGCCACCCTGCGGTCGTTCTCGTAGTACTTGTAATACTGCGTATCATTCGACTGGGAGAACTATGATAAGCACGAGTCACTCTCCTTCAGCCGGAACCACATTGTCAGCCACGAGGTCAAACTGAGCGTTATTGATGCCGCTCTTTAAAAGGAACTGACGGGCAGCCTCGGTTGCAAATAAAGCACCTCGTAGGCCGTGCAATTGAAAGATGCTACAGGCGGGTATCTTATGCGGTAAAAACGCGTATTTATGAACATTTAAAATACGGCCTGTCGAAAAGTAAACAATGTCTGAACGCCCCTTATCGAGAGCGTCGATGCACTTGTTGCAAATGTAGTTATATGTGTCGAAGTCATTCACTTTTTCAGGGAGTCCAATAAAGGCGTTGTCACTGAGTTGGTTCATCCAGTCCAACATTCGTTTTGAAATTATGACATGACCTGTTCCTCCAATCAGATCGCATTGTTCAATTCTTTTATCGTCGCAATACACTTGGCCGGGCGTCCACAGGTGTGGAGGCGCAAGTTCAGCCACAACCTTCCAATTAACCTCATTGGGCGGAAGGTTATCGTTGAGAGGGCTCAAAAGGTCGATAATTGGCGAACCTTTAGTCACTTTCGGTGAGAGTTCATAGATTTTCATCGGAAAACACCTTGGTTTTTCGCCATTAGCTAGTTCAGCCTGCCGAGCTCCGGTGAAGATAGAAGCGCACCTCTCAGATACTCCAACAATTCATCCAGTTCTTGCTTTGTCGTTACACGACTCAGGAGGTTTTCTACCATTTTCGTGTATTCCGGGTGGCTCCCACTATGGATCCGCGCCGTGCGGCCCAGATAATCCACTGTCGGCAACAACAGGCCATTGACGGAGGGGTCATGAATATTGAAGCCCAGTCGGTTGAGTTGCGCTACAATCTTTGAATCTTTCATCAATTGCAGCGGAATCAAATGATGGGCCTGTGTTGGGACCCCTTCCGGATAGACCACGCCCAGCTTTCTCATCGCCTCGATCGTACCGTCACGGAATGCTTTTTGTCCATTTCGGAAAATCTTGATAGTAACGGCGTTGAAGATCTCAACTCCGTTGGGACCAACGATCCGGACGGCCTGATCGAGCGGGAGCTGATTCAGGATGGGAACCATGTCGGCCATCACAATGACGCCGTTTATGCCGTTGGGATTATCGGCGAACTGCGCAATCCCAATGGTGATGCCTAACGGCGTGTTGAATACCGTGATCCCCTGAACGTAAAGCTCGGAAAGTGCGGCGGCCGAAGCGGCCGCTTCCCGTACGGCAGCCCGATAGGATTCTGCGAGTTGCTCATACAACTCGTCATTCATCACATCGTTGTTCAGCAGATTGACTAGTTCTCGTCGAACCAGATGGTATGCTGAGGCATCGATCAGCCGCAGCATGAGTTGCTCGGCCTGCTCAACGGGATTCAAATCGGTGTCTATCCAGATTACCTGGTAAACATTGCCGGGTTGATAACCAAGTTTGGACGAATACCAATAGTCTCCGAACTCGATTACGCCTCCCGCCTTTTTGTAGGCCTGGAGCAAGTTTTGTCCCTTCGTGCCGTACAAGACAAGAAAGGCGGCTTCCAATTCGGATGCCATCTCGACAGTTAAGGCGTTCTGAGTTTCCCCTTCTTTCGGCGGAGGAAGCGGAAGTGACGTAGTGTGGTTCCCTAAGAACTGCAACCTGGGTGGATTAACGGTCGGTCTGTAGGGGGCCCGGTCAATCAGTGTTCCCAGGTCGTGTTCATTCCGATTGAGGAGATCGCGGATGTGGGGGTTGCTTTGCTGTTCGCCCAGTCTCTCGTATGCTCGATCCATGGCATTCCGGCTGGCTTGACCCACTTCATTGCCGGGAGCCACAGGATTCGAGGGTGTGTACGAGCCGCCTTCCGAACCACTGGCAGACTGCTCTTCTTCCAGACGGTTCTGATCGGCACTCTTCGCAGCGGGGGCTTCATCAGGATGCGGTTGGTTGGCCTGGCTTTGGGCCTGTTGCTGGGCGGCGTAGGCTTCCTGCTGGATCGAATCGTAGCTGGGGCCGCCGTATTCGCTGCGCTTCGGTGTTTCGTTCTCGGCAGGCTTGTGATCCCAGTAATCGATCCGCCAATCCCCTGTCCGGTCGTTCTCGTAGTATTTGTAATACTGCGTATCACTGGCCCAGCCTTCACTCGACAGGTGCCAATCACCCAGATACGAGAGTTCATAGCCACCCATGGCATTGGTGAAGGCCTGAGGAATGAACGGCAGGTTGTAATAGTTGTACGGGGCCAGTGCCTGATTGATCAGGCTCATGGGATTCGAGAAGGTGACATTCCACTCCGCCAGATCGTGAGCAGTGCCACTTTCAAACGAACCGGCGAATGAAGACTCATACGAGCCGCTGCCGCTCCCTTCCGATTGCGAATAGGTGTAATCGACCAGCCCCGTCTCTGGGTTGAACAAGGCGTTCTGGCCACTCGTTCCGGCATAGGGCCCATACTGGCTCGAATCACCACTGCTGGTCCAGGTGGATGTCCGGCCATACGAGACCGGGCTGACCTGGTAGCTTTGCCGTCCGTACCAATAGGATTTATCGATCCTCCGAGAGAACTCGTAGTTCGAGACTGATTCGCTCCAGCCGGAACTGCTGGTGTTCGTCCAGTTGCCATAGCCTGCGAGGTTAACCCACAGATCGGTGGTCGATTCCTGCGACCGGCTGCGGCCACCAATCACGACTTCTTCCGTGAGAGAACCAGCTTTGGTCCGGGATTGCCCCTGATCCTGGGTGATCTCGTAATGCAAACCAAAACCAGTTGACGCCAGATCAAACGTCATATCAGTCTGCAGATCGTCGGCCTGGGAGGTGCCAGAGCCCACGATGGACGCCATTGGAAGGGTTGTGCCCAAAAACCTCCTGTGGCGAAGCGACCCCTGTAGAAATCAGAATGTTTTCCGGGGCGACCCTGCCGCAAATAAAGCTGGAGAGCGGCGAATGGGGGTCTGTTTATGCGCGGCGATTACCGACAAACTCCGCCACAAGCATAGTCATGTCGCTACGAATCACATTATGAATCGAGCGATATGATGCAGAGAAAACTCCGGATTTTCTCTGCATCATATCTTGAGCGACAGGTTCTACAGGATTTCACTCATGGTCCATATACCAGGTGAACTTGTGAGTCACTCGCACCTAAATGAATCAATCCATCAGCACTTCCGCCAGTTGTATTTCCATTCCGCCAGATCGTGAGCGGTGCCACTTTCAAACGAACCGGTGTATCAAGATACATCTGCTGTCAAAACGAGCCTTGATCTGACGCCATCACTAGTGACTCATGGAGTCAGATCAAGGACAAGCTCTCGATGACCGTTGGCTGGGATATCGATGAGGAGATCAGTCAGTGACGGATCGAGATACTTCTTTGAATATGTCGCTTTCACTGCGAAATTGATGGCATTCCCGTCGGACGGGGGTGGCGCGCTCCCCGCATGTGTTTGGTCGACCACTGTCACCTTATGCTTCCCGACGACGGCGCCTAGTTGTCCGTTCGTTTTGACCTGAAATTTTCCATCAGCATCGGTTTGGCCGACTGCGGCGGGGCCTTTCTCCGGGTAGAAGGTTACGGAAGCGTTGGCCACAGGTTTACTATCAAAGCGTACGACGCCAGCCGCCGCAGCGAGTTTTGGTTGATCGGCTGCCCCGCCTCCGGAACACCCGGAGAGGGCGAGGCCGAAACCGATTGTTAGACGAATTGCAGACGAACGAACCATGAGATCAACCTCTAAAGGGCGGACGGTCGCCGTCCCGTCCGCCGGTCAGTGAATGGGAAATGACTGCGAAGTGGGTCAAGTTCAGAAATCGCTCAAGGTCTCGCCACCGTCGATCGTGGCCAGATTCCGATAGAGCTGCAGGTCGATGTTTTCAGAGATGAAGCGGACGGTGCCGTCCCCCATCAGAAAATGCCCGCCGCCGACGTGCAGGCTCCCGAAAGAGTAGTTATTCGGCCAGTCACCCGCGGTAATGCTTGTGTTGCGGACATAGTGGTTCAACGGAATCGCTGCGGTCCCGGTGGAGTGATTGAAATGCCACCAACTCGTGTGCGTGCATCGCCCTGCGACCGCTTCACCGACGATGGTCGTGTTGCTGGTTCCATCCGTCAGATTCCGCATGCGGTTCACAAGATTACCTTGACCACCGACGCGGCAGTTGAAGCCATTGCCTGCGTCAAGACCATTGTTGCTCCCAGCATTGCGACCCGAGGGATGCGTATAGGTGAAAGTGCCCCAGGCCCAGTTGCTGCCCGCCACGGTCTTGTAGTTGGTCACGCCCCAGAAATCGTCGGTGATATTGGCGCGACCATTCAGACGGCCGTTGCCGTTTGTGGGGTCCGAGGGGCAGAGAAACGCGGGCAATACTGACATCGCTGCGATAGTGTTCGGAGTGTACGGAGTGGGGAGCGGACTGGTGGTGCTATTAGCGAGCGACGCGCTGAAATCGATCGTGTTGTAGAGCGGGCCTTGGTCGATGTAAGGAAGAATCGCCACCAGCCACGAGCGTGAGCGGGTCGACGTATCGTAGGCTCCGTTGGTGATATTCCCCGGGAACGCTTGGAAGGTGTCATGGTAATTGTGTATCGCCAGTCCGAGTTGCTTAATGTTATTCCGACACTGGGTGCGACGCGCGGCCTCGCGGGCCTGCTGAACGGCAGGAAGCAACAGAGCGATCAGGATCGCGATAATGGCGATCACCACGAGGAGTTCAATTAACGTGAAGCCGTGACGACGAGGCTGAATCATGGCGTATTCCTGAAGAGAAGGGAGAATGGGAGAATCGACGGGAGCAGCGAGCAGGACAGTGAACGTCCGCGAAACGCGTACTTCAGCGTAAACATTCTCCAGCGGAAAGCAAGATGTCAAATTCGAACAGGGCCATCGGCCTCGTGAACTTGACTCACCAGTCCAGAATCCGAAACCCGCTGAGACACCAGAAAAACGGCAGGGTGGCACAAGCTGTGCTTTCATCATCTGGGTGACAAAAGTCACATGAAACACCCTGCGAAACTCGGCATTGCCTAGATCAAGTGCATGATACAACCCACCCGCCTCACAGGCTCGAAGTGCCCTGGGTATCGCAGCAGGCCAACAACCAGCCGAAACAAACCAATGAGTCCTGACCCCCTTGATTTGTGCCTTTGATTTGTGACCCACAGATCGGTGGTCGATTCCTGCGACCGGCTGCGGCCACCGATTACGACTTCTTCCGTGAGAGAACCGGCTTTGGTGTCGGATTGCCCCTGATCCTGGGTGATCTCGTCATGCAAATCAAAACCAGATGACGCCAGATCAAACGTCATATCGGTGTGGAGATTGTCAACCTGCGACGTTCCTGAGCCCATGATAGACGCCATTGGAAGGGTGGATTCTAAAAACCTCCTGTGGCGTGGCCACCCCGGTAGAAATCAGAATTTCAACCGGGGCCACCCTGCCGTTTCACGAATGGCTCTATCGCCTGTAGAGAGAATCGAGAAGTTGCCAGACAGGTCGTCGAAAGTCATCTCCTGTCAACGCTTTGCCATACCATTTCTGAAGGCGATCATTGAAGTCTTCGTCCCTCCCGCTGAATATGTCGTAAAGGCAGGCATCGTCTGAAACAAAGTAAGGCCGATCCTCGTTATCGAACATGCGATCAAGGAACTCCGAAAGCTGGCACTCTCTCTCCTTCAACTTATCGTCTTCGGCGAAATCGTATTCTTGGCTCATGGGGTTGCTCCAATCGGCACGAATCCACCGTTCTCGATCTAGTTAAGGATGTTGCGTTCTTGGATTGGACCGGCGAAAACAAAGGGGTCGTGACTCTTTGTTGCCTCAACCGCGGCCACCTTGCGGCGAAGCTACAGGAACTCTCGCATTTTGCACAGCTATTTCTTGTGCCTGTCGTAACTCAGACGTATAAATCCATGCCTGCGCCACCTTTCCATCACGCTACTTACTTGCGAGGCAACTTGACAGCATGAACATCAACTCATCAGACATGGCAATGAATTGTGGATAGCATTCCGGCAATGCGAAAGCTATGTCACCCTTATCCTTAATGTCACGTAACCCCTTTTCAACTGATTGGTGAAAATCACTAATTGCTTCTGTCGAAAGATCTGTGATATCGAGATAGTGAACCCTTGATTCAAGAGACTCATCTATCCTGAGTGAGATCATGGAATTAGGCTGCAAGTGATTCTGTGCAGCCTCGCAAACACCTTCATACACCCAGTTAGCACATTTCCAAGTTCTATCGTCACGAATACAAATAGCTGCCATGGCCTAAACTCCGCATATGTATGTACTCCATTTATTCTCGACTGTTGCCTTGGTGCTAGTTGTGATATCACATGTGCAATCTTCTGAATATCACTTACGCAAAGGAAGAATCAAAGCAGAATCAAAGGGGTCAGGACTCATTAGCGGCAGGGTGGCCCAGACGTGGCTTTGAACGTCTGGGTGGACACAGCCACAAGAGTTGACCCGCGTGCGCAATGTACCCCTGTTGAGGTTCTGAGTTCTACCTGGGTGGCGATGACATGAGAAGATGCATATCGCCCCACATCGATGAATTCAACTTGAGTTTCTCAAGGATTCACTCGAAAGTCTTTCGGCAACCAGCCGCGTTCGCCAGCGATACACAGACAGGTCGCAGACGACCAAGACTCAGCGGCAGATTTATTTCAGACTATGCAGGGACGCATTCCATAATCTGGGGGTCGATGAGGCGTGTGGGGATCACGCGCTGCAAGTGGAGGCCTGATTCCGCACACAACCGCGCGAACTCATCAAAAGTACGCGAACAACCCCAGGTGGCGGCATACTGATGCAGATCGAAAAGACTACGGACGATCTCACCCGGTGCGACATTGTGATCCACCGAACCTTCGACAATCAACAGTTTTGAGTCCGGCTTCATCGCCTGTCGGATATTCGACAGTATCTTGCGGACACTCTCGTCATCCCAGTCGTGCAGGACATGCTTGATCGTATAAAGATCCCTCCCCGCAGGTACTTCCTCAAAAAAGTTCCCTACGAGATGTTCCGCTCGATCTGCCACACCTTTTTCGCAGAACATCTCACCAGCAGCCGCATGAGTCTCCTGGCGATCGTAAACCGCTCCGGTAACATGCGGGGCAGCGCGCAACATCGCCGCTAGAAAAGCTCCACGCCCGCCACCAATGTCGATGACTGTCTTTACATTCGAGAAGTCGTAGCATTTCGCGACCTGATCGACGCAAAGCTCTGTCCATCGACCGCAGGCGATATCGTGAAGTTCACAAGTCCCCGGATGTTCGGCCATCACTTCCCAGCAGGTCTTATGATAGACGAACCGCGTCAGTGGTTCTCCTGCCCGGATAGCATCTGGTAATTGAGACATCACGGGAACCTGAATGCGGTCGACCAGTTCGACCCAGGCGGCAAAGGGTTGCCTTCCCTGACTTGTATATTCACGGCCCAATGGACCAATCGAATAAATGTCGTGAACGTCACGATCAATAAAATGCATGGCCAGTAGCGGTCGCAAAATATGTACTAAGGAGTGCGCATCAACCTGCAGAGTTTCTGCGAGTTCCTCCAGTGATTGCGGGCGTTTGAGCAGAGCTTCGAATCCACCGAGCCGTACCATGGCAGCGACTGCCCCAAACATGATCGGCAGCTGGGAGACCAGAAATGCCATGCTTTCTGAGTTCCACCGCATAAAGCGACGTACCAGACGGCGATGCAACCAATGTCCGATCCGCTCCAGCCAGCTCCGCGAGATGGGCACAATTTCGTATGCTGGGACGTGGTTGAATTTCTGAAACAATTCAGGCCGTACGACTGAAACCGGGGCATGAGTAGTCGCCATAGCACACCTGCATGAAATGAGTTCAAGCTGACAAGTCCAGCTCTACTTGATGGACATCATTTCACGCTATACAGCATTCTCCATCACTCACAAGACGACAATTTCCGGCCATATCCTTGAATTCGCACATATGGCAACATCTGCGGATTGCACCGATTATGCCGCCTTTCTGTTTCAGGAAAACTACCAAGCCCTATCAGGCAAGACCCTGCCGGGCGATGATGCGAGTCGACAACTGAGAGAATTTTTGACTTTGAAGAGTTTTAGCGGAGCTGATGGGAACAATGCCTTTTGAAGCGGTGAACGATCTTCTACCACCCCGCCAATCCACTGGAACCCAAGCGTTAGTTCCTTGGGCAGAACTGTTGAGTCGAAGATTGAAGGTTGCCACGGGTCGGCCGTCTGCGGGCGGGCTGACTGTATGCCTGAGGCAGGAAGTTCTTATCGCCGGAAGAGCTGTTCTGCGAGTTTCTGAGGATCTCAGAAGGAACCCTACAAGATTTGGGGCCCTGCCATTGCCCTTCTATGGATTCACCATACTGGTAGAAATCAGAGTTTCAGCATCGATCACCCTGCCAAGGCATTGAAAACCTTCAACTGGCCTATTTTCAAACTCGTTAAACTCTTGTGGCGTTCCCACCCAGGTAGACTCGGTACATTCAACCCGCGCCAAAGACATTCCAGAGCTACAAGCATCGCATAGAGTTGCCTGCATTTCACACTGAAAGTCTAGATTTCATGAATGCGTATGAGCCCATTCGCTCAGGCCCACTCGACCTGCTACCAGCAGCGGCCGTGGAGTTTTTTGAGGGTTTCTTCTAACAAGCGGAGATCCTGGCGGTCGTTGTAGAGATGGCAGGAGATGCGGAGGTGGCGGGTGCCGTTCCAGAACATAACCGGTGCCTCAATACGGGCTGTTTCCCAAAGGCCAACCTGAAGCGGGTCGGAATCGGCCTTGGGGAGTGGCAACTGGCTGGGAGGCAAGGGGACAGCGACCATCGTGCCGCTCCAGGCCCTATCCGCTGGAGCGATCGCTTTGGTGCCGAAGATGTCTTCCAGCATCGCTCGGGCTTCACATGCAAGGGCGAAACCCCGATTGCGAAAGTGATCGAGGCCGAACGATTCCATGAACTGGATCGCGGTCGGTACCGCGAGGTAGTGGTCTGGATCGCGTGTGCCTTGCCAGCGAAGTTCATCCTGCCAGGTAGCGGCATGTCCCGCGACAGGGCGGCCCCAGCTCAGCATGGGAGCACGGACTTTCGACTGCCATTCCGGTGCGACGTAAAGGAAGCCGGTTCCTAAGGGAGCACAGAGCCATTTGTGCAGGCTCGCACAATAAAAGGCGGCCCCCAGTTCTCCCAGTGAAAAATCCTGCATGGCAATGGCATGCGGGCCATCAATGACGACGGGAATCTCCCGCTGCTTGAATTCGGCCATGAGTTCGCGAATGGGAAAGATCGTCGCCGTTGCGGAGGTCACATGACTTAAAATAACGAGCCGTGTGCGCGGTGTGACGGCGTCGAGCAGGGGCTCGATGACATCTGAGGGATCGTGAAATGGCCTTAGGTTAGCCGTCACAAGTTTGGCACCGGCTACTGTGCAGGCTCGTTCCCAGATGCGGCGGACGGCTCCATATTCATGGTCGTTGAACAGGACTTCGTCGCCGGGCCTCAGCTCGAACGAGGCTGCAACGACATTCATGGCGGTGGTGGCGTTTTCGATGAACAGCAGGTCATTGGGAGAACATTTCAGGAAACTGGCGAGAGCGGATTTTGCCAGCTCGACTTCATGATCCAGTTCGCGGACGAAGCCATTCATAGGATTGGCGGCAAGTCGCTGCGACCATTGATACCGGGCCTCCTGGACGGGAAGAGGAGTCGGGCCAAAGGAACCGTGATTGAGGTAAGTCACACCATCGGCAATCTTCCAGAAGTTCCTTTTGATGTGGGTGGCATCGTTGAGTTGCAGCAGATCGGTCATTGTGAGTCGATTACGGGGACTGGAGTGATGAGAATTCGTTCGTGGAGGCAACCAGGATTGTAATCGATGTTTTGCGAAGAAGGTGGTCTCCCCCTTTGCAAAACGACCTGCTTCCAGCCACAATGCGACGAATTCACATGCGTTGATCTTCAATGGGTCAATGAACGTGATTCTGATCGAACAGCATTGAGTCTGGCAAAAGTCGTGAAACGGGAGAATTCCAGTGGCAAGTGTAAAGACGTTGGCCAGTGCCGCGTTGACCGAAGGTCGTGGTGTATTCCGATTGTCCCCGACGTGGGTTCCGCGCTCGTTCCTGCAGCCAGGCCGTCGGCTGAAGCTGCATCCAGCCGATTATTACGCCTTGGGAACACATCGCGGCGGGATTGATGAGCGTTGGTTTGGCTCCACGACAGAAGCTGCCAACGAAGGTCGTTCCCACGACGAAGGCCTGAGCTACTGCGTGGCGGGCGGGGAAAAATTCCTGCTGCGAGACGCTGTGGAAGAACTCGGCGCGGAGATTGTGGGCGAGCACATCTGGTCGAAGTATAAGAAGTGGCCGGTCTACTCGAAGTTCTTCGATAACATGGGGCCCATTCCTCATCATATGCACCAGAACGCCGAGCAGGCGAAGCTGGTCGGTCAGGAAGGAAAGCCTGAGAGCTATTACTTCCCACCTCAGCTCAACAATGTGGGGAACAATTTCCCCTATACCTTCATGGGCTTTGAGCCAGGGACAACCAAAGAACAAGTGGTGGCCTGCCTGGATCGCTGGAATGATGGCGATAACGGCATTCTCGATCTGTCGAAGGCTTACCGATTGAAGGTTGGTACGGGCTGGTTGATTCCGCCATGCATTCTGCATGCTCCCGGCTCGCTGTTGACATACGAACCTCAGTGGGGCAGCGATGTCTTCGGGATGTATCAGTCGATGGTGGAAGGCCGCGCTGTGCCTCGTTCACTGCTGACAAAGGACTTCCCGGAAGAGAAGCATGGCGACAACACTTACCTCGTCGATGCACTCGACTGGGAAGGGAACGTCAACCCTAACTTCAAGGACAGCCACTATCTGGAACCTATTGTGGCTTCGGGGAGTGACAAAGAAGGCTTTATTGACCGCTGGATTGTTTATGGTCGGATCAAGGGGGCTCAGGATTTCACTGCCAAGGAATTGACCATTCAGCCCGGCACGAAAGTCACCATTAAGGATGGCGGCGCTTACGGCTGGATCACGGTGCAGGGCGAAGGGTCAGTCAATGGCCTGAAGCTGCAGACACCATCGATGATTCGTTTTGGTCAAATGACGATGGATGAAGTCTTCGTCACCGCCAAGGCTGCGAAAGAAGGTGTGACCTTCGAGAATACGGGGACAGATCCACTGGTCGGTCTGCGTTACTTTGGCCCGGAAGCTCAGCCCGAAGCTCCAGAGATCGGTGCCTGGAAGAAGTAACAATTGTCACGACGCAAGTGATGCTCTTGGGCGGGGGATTGACAACAATCCCCCGCATTTTTTGATATACTTATTTGCCAATGGTCTTTGATTTCATCAATCGAGATGAAGAAGTTGCCTATGGTCTGGCAACGAATTTTGCCTGGTGATTCGCCATGTCGATTGCTCCGATGCCTCCTGTCACTTTGAATGAATTTCTGCGGAATGAAGCGGAAGCCGGAGAAGGTGTGCGTCTGGAACTCATTCATGGAGAGATTCGGGAAACGGATACGACCACTCGCAGCGCCTGGCATTCTTTTTTCCTTGCACAACTCGTCGCGAGACTGGTTTTGTGGCAAGATTCAAAACTTGATT from Planctopirus ephydatiae encodes:
- a CDS encoding cupin domain-containing protein, giving the protein MASVKTLASAALTEGRGVFRLSPTWVPRSFLQPGRRLKLHPADYYALGTHRGGIDERWFGSTTEAANEGRSHDEGLSYCVAGGEKFLLRDAVEELGAEIVGEHIWSKYKKWPVYSKFFDNMGPIPHHMHQNAEQAKLVGQEGKPESYYFPPQLNNVGNNFPYTFMGFEPGTTKEQVVACLDRWNDGDNGILDLSKAYRLKVGTGWLIPPCILHAPGSLLTYEPQWGSDVFGMYQSMVEGRAVPRSLLTKDFPEEKHGDNTYLVDALDWEGNVNPNFKDSHYLEPIVASGSDKEGFIDRWIVYGRIKGAQDFTAKELTIQPGTKVTIKDGGAYGWITVQGEGSVNGLKLQTPSMIRFGQMTMDEVFVTAKAAKEGVTFENTGTDPLVGLRYFGPEAQPEAPEIGAWKK
- a CDS encoding aminotransferase class V-fold PLP-dependent enzyme; translation: MTDLLQLNDATHIKRNFWKIADGVTYLNHGSFGPTPLPVQEARYQWSQRLAANPMNGFVRELDHEVELAKSALASFLKCSPNDLLFIENATTAMNVVAASFELRPGDEVLFNDHEYGAVRRIWERACTVAGAKLVTANLRPFHDPSDVIEPLLDAVTPRTRLVILSHVTSATATIFPIRELMAEFKQREIPVVIDGPHAIAMQDFSLGELGAAFYCASLHKWLCAPLGTGFLYVAPEWQSKVRAPMLSWGRPVAGHAATWQDELRWQGTRDPDHYLAVPTAIQFMESFGLDHFRNRGFALACEARAMLEDIFGTKAIAPADRAWSGTMVAVPLPPSQLPLPKADSDPLQVGLWETARIEAPVMFWNGTRHLRISCHLYNDRQDLRLLEETLKKLHGRCW